A single region of the Grus americana isolate bGruAme1 chromosome 3, bGruAme1.mat, whole genome shotgun sequence genome encodes:
- the XPO1 gene encoding exportin-1 isoform X1: MPAIMTMLADHAARQLLDFNQKLDINLLDNVVNCLYHGEGAQQRMAQEVLTHLKEHPDAWTRVDTILEFSQNMNTKYYGLQILENVIKTRWKILPRNQCEGIKKYVVGLIIKTSSDPTCVEKEKVYIGKLNMILVQILKQEWPKHWPTFISDIVGASRTSESLCQNNMVILKLLSEEVFDFSSGQITQVKAKHLKDSMCNEFSQIFQLCQFVMENSQNAPLVHATLETLLRFLNWIPLGYIFETKLISTLIYKFLNVPMFRNVSLKCLTEIAGVSVSQYEEQFVTLFTLTMMQLKQMLPLNTNIRLAYSNGKDDEQNFIQNLSLFLCTFLKEHGQLIEKRLNLRETLMEALHYMLLVSEVEETEIFKICLEYWNHLAAELYRESPFSTSASPLLSGSQHFDVPPRRQLYLPVLSKVRLLMVSRMAKPEEVLVVENDQGEVVREFMKDTDSINLYKNMRETLVYLTHLDYADTERIMTEKLHNQVNGTEWSWKNLNTLCWAIGSISGAMHEEDEKRFLVTVIKDLLGLCEQKRGKDNKAIIASNIMYIVGQYPRFLRAHWKFLKTVVNKLFEFMHETHDGVQDMACDTFIKIAQKCRRHFVQVQVGEVMPFIDEILNNINTIICDLQPQQVHTFYEAVGYMIGAQTDQTVQEHLIEKYMLLPNQVWDSIIQQATKNVDILKDPETVKQLGSILKTNVRACKAVGHPFVIQLGRIYLDMLNVYKCLSENISAAIQANGEMVTKQPLIRSMRTVKRETLKLISGWVSRSNDPQMVAENFVPPLLDAVLIDYQRNVPAAREPEVLSTMAIIVNKLGGHITAEIPQIFDAVFECTLNMINKDFEEYPEHRTNFFLLLQAVNSHCFPAFLAIPPAQFKLVLDSIIWAFKHTMRNVADTGLQILYTLLQNVAQEETAAQSFYQTYFCDILQHIFSVVTDTSHTAGLTMHASILAYMFNLVEEGKISTPLNPGNPVNNQMFIQEYVANLLKSAFPHLQDAQVKLFVTGLFSLNQDIPAFKEHLRDFLVQIKEFAGEDTSDLFLEERETALRQAQEEKHKLQMSVPGILNPHEIPEEMCD, translated from the exons gtattaaaaaatatgttgtcGGCCTAATTATCAAGACCTCATCTGATCCAACATGTGTAGAA aaagAGAAAGTGTATATTGGGAAACTGAATATGATTCTTGTTCAG ATACTGAAACAGGAATGGCCAAAGCACTGGCCAACTTTTATAAGCGATATTGTGGGAGCGAGCAGAACTAGTGAAAGCCTTTGTCAGAATAATATGGTGATCCTTAAACTATTGAGTGAAGAAGTGTTTGATTTTTCCAGTGGCCAGATTACTCAAGTAAAAGCTAAGCATTTGAAAGACAG catgtGCAATGAATTCTCTCAGATATTTCAGCTGTGTCAGTTTGTGATG GAAAACTCCCAAAACGCTCCCTTAGTTCATGCAACTTTGGAAACTTTGCTACGATTTCTGAACTGGATTCCTCTGGGATATATATTTGAGACCAAGTTAATCAGCACACTAATATACAAG TTCTTAAATGTTCCCATGTTTCGAAATGTCTCTTTGAAGTGCCTCACAGAGATTGCAGGTGTCAGTGTAAGCCAGTACGAGGAACAGTTTGTAACACTTTTTACACTGACTATGATGCAGTTAAAACAG ATGCTTCCTCTAAATACCAATATCCGACTTGCATACTCAAATGGAAAAGATGATGAACAGAACTTTATTCAGAATCTCAGCTTGTTTCTCTGCACGTTCCTCAAGGAACATGGTCAACTTatagaaaaaagattaaatctGAGGGAAACATTAATGGAG GCTCTTCACTATATGTTATTGGTATCAGAAgttgaagaaactgaaattttcaaGATTTGTCTTGAATATTGGAATCATTTAGCTGCTGAGCTTTACAGGGAAAGTCCGTTTTCAACATCTGCTTCTCCGTTGCTTTCGGGAAGTCAACACTTTGATGTTCCTCCAAGGAGACAGCTTTATTTGCCTGTATTGTCCAAG GTTCGATTGCTAATGGTTAGCCGTATGGCTAAACCTGAAGAAGTCCTAGTTGTGGAAAATGATCAAGGGGAAGTAGTACGAGAATTCATGAAGGATACAGATTCCATAAACTTGTATAAAAATATGAGAGAAACGTTGG TTTATCTTACGCATCTGGATTATGCAGACACAGAACGAATTATGACTGAAAAACTTCACAATCAAGTGAATGGAACAGAATGGTCATGGAAAAATTTGAATACCCTGTGTTGGGCTATAGGCTCAATCAGCGGTGCAATGCAcgaagaagatgaaaaaagatTCCTTGTTACAGTAATTAAG GATCTCCTGGGACTTTGTGAACAAAAGCGAGGAAAAGACAATAAAGCCATTATTGCATCAAATATAATGTATATAGTAGGTCAATACCCACGGTTTTTGAGAGCTCACTGGAAATTTTTGAAGACAGTGGTCAACAAGCTGTTTGAATTTATGCATG AAACCCACGATGGCGTCCAGGACATGGCTTGTGATACATTCataaaaatagcacaaaaatGCCGCCGACATTTTGTTCAGGTTCAAGTGGGAGAGGTCATGCCATTTATTGATGAAATCTTGAACAATATTAATACGATCATCTGTGACCTTCAGCCACAACAG GTGCATACGTTCTATGAAGCAGTAGGATACATGATTGGGGCACAGACGGACCAGACTGTGCAGGAGCATCTGATAGAAAAATACATGTTGCTCCCTAATCAAGTATGGGACAGCATTATTCAACAGGCAACAAAA aatgtGGATATTCTAAAGGATCCTGAAACAGTCAAGCAGCTTGGTAGCATTCTGAAAACTAACGTAAGAGCTTGTAAAGCAGTTGGCCACCCCTTTGTGATTCAGCTTGGAAGAATTTATTTAGATATGCTGAATGTGTACAAGTGCctaagtgaaaatatttctgcagctaTTCAGGCTAACG GTGAAATGGTAACAAAGCAGCCCTTGATTAGAAGTATGAGGACTGTAAAAAGGGAAACTTTAAAACTAATTTCTGGCTGGGTGAGCAGGTCCAATGATCCTCAGATG GTAGCTGAAAACTTTGTTCCTCCCTTGTTGGATGCAGTTCTCATTGACTACCAGAGAAATGTTCCAGCCGCTAGAGAACCTGAAGTACTGAGCACTATGGCCATCATTGTAAACAAGCTGGGTGGACACATTACTGCTGAAATACCTCAGATATTTGATGCTGTTTTTGAGTGCACATTAAATATGATCAACAAG GACTTTGAAGAATATCCTGAACACAGAACAAACTTCTTCTTACTACTCCAGGCTGTAAATTCTCATTGCTTCCCAGCGTTCCTGGCCATTCCGCCTGCACAGTTCAAACTTGTTCTGGATTCTATTATTTGGGCTTTCAAACATACAATGAGAAATGTTGCAGATACAG GACTTCAGATACTTTATACTCTACTACAGAATGTTGCACAAGAAGAGACTGCTGCCCAGAGTTTCTATCAGACGTATTTCTGCGATATCCTTCAGCACATTTTCTCAGTTGTAACGGACACTTCGCACACTGCTG GTTTGACAATGCATGCATCGATCCTTGCGTACATGTTCAACTTGgtagaagagggaaaaataagtACTCCCTTAAACCCTGGGAATCCAGTGAACAACCAGATGTTTATTCAGGAGTATGTTGCTAATCTTCTCAAATCTGCGTTTCCTCACCTGCAAGA TGCCCAGGTCAAGCTGTTTGTAACGGGACTCTTCAGTTTAAACCAGGATATTCCTGCCTTCAAGGAACACCTAAGGGATTTCCTGGTTCAAATCAAG GAATTTGCAGGTGAAGACACATCAGACTTATTCttggaggaaagagaaacagccCTTCGGCAGGCTCAAGAGGAGAAGCATAAACTTCAGATGTCTGTACCTGGCATCCTTAATCCACATGAAATTCCTGAGGAGATGTgcgattaa
- the XPO1 gene encoding exportin-1 isoform X2, protein MILVQILKQEWPKHWPTFISDIVGASRTSESLCQNNMVILKLLSEEVFDFSSGQITQVKAKHLKDSMCNEFSQIFQLCQFVMENSQNAPLVHATLETLLRFLNWIPLGYIFETKLISTLIYKFLNVPMFRNVSLKCLTEIAGVSVSQYEEQFVTLFTLTMMQLKQMLPLNTNIRLAYSNGKDDEQNFIQNLSLFLCTFLKEHGQLIEKRLNLRETLMEALHYMLLVSEVEETEIFKICLEYWNHLAAELYRESPFSTSASPLLSGSQHFDVPPRRQLYLPVLSKVRLLMVSRMAKPEEVLVVENDQGEVVREFMKDTDSINLYKNMRETLVYLTHLDYADTERIMTEKLHNQVNGTEWSWKNLNTLCWAIGSISGAMHEEDEKRFLVTVIKDLLGLCEQKRGKDNKAIIASNIMYIVGQYPRFLRAHWKFLKTVVNKLFEFMHETHDGVQDMACDTFIKIAQKCRRHFVQVQVGEVMPFIDEILNNINTIICDLQPQQVHTFYEAVGYMIGAQTDQTVQEHLIEKYMLLPNQVWDSIIQQATKNVDILKDPETVKQLGSILKTNVRACKAVGHPFVIQLGRIYLDMLNVYKCLSENISAAIQANGEMVTKQPLIRSMRTVKRETLKLISGWVSRSNDPQMVAENFVPPLLDAVLIDYQRNVPAAREPEVLSTMAIIVNKLGGHITAEIPQIFDAVFECTLNMINKDFEEYPEHRTNFFLLLQAVNSHCFPAFLAIPPAQFKLVLDSIIWAFKHTMRNVADTGLQILYTLLQNVAQEETAAQSFYQTYFCDILQHIFSVVTDTSHTAGLTMHASILAYMFNLVEEGKISTPLNPGNPVNNQMFIQEYVANLLKSAFPHLQDAQVKLFVTGLFSLNQDIPAFKEHLRDFLVQIKEFAGEDTSDLFLEERETALRQAQEEKHKLQMSVPGILNPHEIPEEMCD, encoded by the exons ATGATTCTTGTTCAG ATACTGAAACAGGAATGGCCAAAGCACTGGCCAACTTTTATAAGCGATATTGTGGGAGCGAGCAGAACTAGTGAAAGCCTTTGTCAGAATAATATGGTGATCCTTAAACTATTGAGTGAAGAAGTGTTTGATTTTTCCAGTGGCCAGATTACTCAAGTAAAAGCTAAGCATTTGAAAGACAG catgtGCAATGAATTCTCTCAGATATTTCAGCTGTGTCAGTTTGTGATG GAAAACTCCCAAAACGCTCCCTTAGTTCATGCAACTTTGGAAACTTTGCTACGATTTCTGAACTGGATTCCTCTGGGATATATATTTGAGACCAAGTTAATCAGCACACTAATATACAAG TTCTTAAATGTTCCCATGTTTCGAAATGTCTCTTTGAAGTGCCTCACAGAGATTGCAGGTGTCAGTGTAAGCCAGTACGAGGAACAGTTTGTAACACTTTTTACACTGACTATGATGCAGTTAAAACAG ATGCTTCCTCTAAATACCAATATCCGACTTGCATACTCAAATGGAAAAGATGATGAACAGAACTTTATTCAGAATCTCAGCTTGTTTCTCTGCACGTTCCTCAAGGAACATGGTCAACTTatagaaaaaagattaaatctGAGGGAAACATTAATGGAG GCTCTTCACTATATGTTATTGGTATCAGAAgttgaagaaactgaaattttcaaGATTTGTCTTGAATATTGGAATCATTTAGCTGCTGAGCTTTACAGGGAAAGTCCGTTTTCAACATCTGCTTCTCCGTTGCTTTCGGGAAGTCAACACTTTGATGTTCCTCCAAGGAGACAGCTTTATTTGCCTGTATTGTCCAAG GTTCGATTGCTAATGGTTAGCCGTATGGCTAAACCTGAAGAAGTCCTAGTTGTGGAAAATGATCAAGGGGAAGTAGTACGAGAATTCATGAAGGATACAGATTCCATAAACTTGTATAAAAATATGAGAGAAACGTTGG TTTATCTTACGCATCTGGATTATGCAGACACAGAACGAATTATGACTGAAAAACTTCACAATCAAGTGAATGGAACAGAATGGTCATGGAAAAATTTGAATACCCTGTGTTGGGCTATAGGCTCAATCAGCGGTGCAATGCAcgaagaagatgaaaaaagatTCCTTGTTACAGTAATTAAG GATCTCCTGGGACTTTGTGAACAAAAGCGAGGAAAAGACAATAAAGCCATTATTGCATCAAATATAATGTATATAGTAGGTCAATACCCACGGTTTTTGAGAGCTCACTGGAAATTTTTGAAGACAGTGGTCAACAAGCTGTTTGAATTTATGCATG AAACCCACGATGGCGTCCAGGACATGGCTTGTGATACATTCataaaaatagcacaaaaatGCCGCCGACATTTTGTTCAGGTTCAAGTGGGAGAGGTCATGCCATTTATTGATGAAATCTTGAACAATATTAATACGATCATCTGTGACCTTCAGCCACAACAG GTGCATACGTTCTATGAAGCAGTAGGATACATGATTGGGGCACAGACGGACCAGACTGTGCAGGAGCATCTGATAGAAAAATACATGTTGCTCCCTAATCAAGTATGGGACAGCATTATTCAACAGGCAACAAAA aatgtGGATATTCTAAAGGATCCTGAAACAGTCAAGCAGCTTGGTAGCATTCTGAAAACTAACGTAAGAGCTTGTAAAGCAGTTGGCCACCCCTTTGTGATTCAGCTTGGAAGAATTTATTTAGATATGCTGAATGTGTACAAGTGCctaagtgaaaatatttctgcagctaTTCAGGCTAACG GTGAAATGGTAACAAAGCAGCCCTTGATTAGAAGTATGAGGACTGTAAAAAGGGAAACTTTAAAACTAATTTCTGGCTGGGTGAGCAGGTCCAATGATCCTCAGATG GTAGCTGAAAACTTTGTTCCTCCCTTGTTGGATGCAGTTCTCATTGACTACCAGAGAAATGTTCCAGCCGCTAGAGAACCTGAAGTACTGAGCACTATGGCCATCATTGTAAACAAGCTGGGTGGACACATTACTGCTGAAATACCTCAGATATTTGATGCTGTTTTTGAGTGCACATTAAATATGATCAACAAG GACTTTGAAGAATATCCTGAACACAGAACAAACTTCTTCTTACTACTCCAGGCTGTAAATTCTCATTGCTTCCCAGCGTTCCTGGCCATTCCGCCTGCACAGTTCAAACTTGTTCTGGATTCTATTATTTGGGCTTTCAAACATACAATGAGAAATGTTGCAGATACAG GACTTCAGATACTTTATACTCTACTACAGAATGTTGCACAAGAAGAGACTGCTGCCCAGAGTTTCTATCAGACGTATTTCTGCGATATCCTTCAGCACATTTTCTCAGTTGTAACGGACACTTCGCACACTGCTG GTTTGACAATGCATGCATCGATCCTTGCGTACATGTTCAACTTGgtagaagagggaaaaataagtACTCCCTTAAACCCTGGGAATCCAGTGAACAACCAGATGTTTATTCAGGAGTATGTTGCTAATCTTCTCAAATCTGCGTTTCCTCACCTGCAAGA TGCCCAGGTCAAGCTGTTTGTAACGGGACTCTTCAGTTTAAACCAGGATATTCCTGCCTTCAAGGAACACCTAAGGGATTTCCTGGTTCAAATCAAG GAATTTGCAGGTGAAGACACATCAGACTTATTCttggaggaaagagaaacagccCTTCGGCAGGCTCAAGAGGAGAAGCATAAACTTCAGATGTCTGTACCTGGCATCCTTAATCCACATGAAATTCCTGAGGAGATGTgcgattaa